The segment TCCATTCCAAATCTTTGAGCAGAATCTCCAGCTCGACAATCTGCGCATCCCGGACCGGGTCCAAATCCGTTGTCACGTGCACGACTTCCTCATCCTCAAAACAGCGGATCACGTGAGCAATCGCGTCCACCTGGAGGATCTCGCTGAGAAACTGATTGCCCAGGCCCTCGCCTTGACTGGCGTTCTTAACCAGGCCGGCGATATCGACCAAATGCAAGGCCGTGGGAGTCACGGATTCATGCGGAGTCACCTCTGCCAACGCATCCAACCGCAAATCCTCGACAGGGGCCACACCCACATTGGCTTCTATGGTGGTGAAGGGATAATTGGCTGTGCTTGCCGTTCCCCGCGTCAGGGAGTTAAAAAGTGTCGACTTCCCGACATTCGGCAAACCTACCAGGCCGCATCGAAAGCCCATTCATTCACCCATCACCTTAATCAGGAGGCGCTTTCGGCGCTGACCGTCAAACTCCGCATAGAAAACTTCCTGCCAAGGACCCAAATCCATTTCGCCGTTTGTGACCGGCACAATCACCTGGTGCCCCACGAGAAGACTCTTGAGGTGCGCATCGCCGTTGGATTCCCCGGTCGCGTGGTGCCGGTAATCCGGTCCCTCCGGAGCCAACTCCTGCAGCCATTCCTCAATATCCTGGAACAGCCCGGACTCATTGTCATTGATAAAGACACCCGCCGTGATGTGCATGGCACTGACCAGGGCCATCCCCTCTTGCACGCCGCTCTTGGCAACAACACTCGCCACCCTGTCGGTAATGCGCACAAGCTCGCGGTGTTTCCGTGTGTTGAACCAAAGATACTCGGTGGTCGATTTCATCTTAAGGGTCTGTCGTGAAAGGAAGAGTCTCCTCTACGAGACGTCACCGGGCTGGGGACACTTGTCTACGGGCTGGAAACAGGCAGGCCGCCCCACTCATGTCCCATTAGGTTATCACAGGCCGCTGAGGAGCTCAAGAAGCCTTTACTTATTTAAGTTAAACTAGTTGCGTTGATTTTCCTGTTCTCTCTGGATGGGAGGCCGGGACTGCCGTGCCCCATTCCAGCGGCCCAAAGAGCGCTTGGCCAGCCACAGATCCCAGTCCAGACCTTCCCAGACCATCTTGACGTCGTCCGTGAAGTGCTTCTGGTAGGAGTCGTTGACCCCGGACTTGGAATAGCGGTACTGATAGGCCAAAGAGGAACCGCACCCCACCCCTGTAAAGCTTGCGGCAAAACAGAGGATGGCCCAAGCCCAAATCCACAGGCGCAAGAGGCCGGTCCGGACGCGGCGCGGAGGCTGGGGACTATTTGGCATGGATCTCCTCATTAATGAATTCGTCCGAATCCTGATGGTGGATGCGCACCAATTTGTCGCCGGCAAAATACAGGTAGTGGTAGTCCGGCTCGTCTTCGATTTTGTAAATCCAAACAGCGCGCTGGTCATCCATGAGTTCGGTGCCCCAACCTGCAGTCAGGCGCGGCGGCCCCACAATATCCCTTACCCGTGCGCGGTCCATCCCCGTCTCAACCTGGGCCCAGTACTTCTCCGGCACAGGCGGAACCTTCGATCCCTTGCCCGGAAGCCAGTGAATACGGCGCTTCCACCACGGGACTTTACGCGTGTCTTCGCTCAAAGTTGCGGCGCGCGGGTCCGGTTGCTCCTGCTCCCGCTCGGCCGGGGGCTCGACAGACTCCGGGGGTTCCCAGTCACTGGGGTACTCTGTCCAATCCCTGAGTCCCTCAAACCTGTCCTGAACCCAGTAGCGCACCGAACATCCAGCCAGAACGACCACCAACAGAATCGTCAACAAACTCAGGAGCCAGGGACGTTTCTTAGTCTCCCTTTCTCTCCGGCGGCCGAAAGAAGGGTCCCTGCAAGTCACCGCCTGCCCCCGATTTCAATCCGGATAAGCCCGCTGTCCTGAAAATAGAAACGGTAGTACTCCCGCACACCCCGCGCATAGAGCCAAAGTACATCCGCCGGATAAGAATCCGGATCATTCTCCAAGCTTAAGACCTTTTCGGGCATACCAAATACAATACGCACCTGCTCCTCGGTCATGCCGGGCACCACCATCAGGTTCAACATATAACTTCGATTGGGTTCTTTGATATCCGGGTGGGCGAGCAGATAGGCACGAACGCGCTCTTCCTGCAGAAGACGAAGCTGCTGCTCTGAATTGCGGCTGTCTTTGACAAGGGCCTTCTCATCCTGGGAGAGGCAGAAACCGTTTCGCGCAGCGTGCTCGACCTCACGGCTCCAGGAGCAAGAGCCCAATATCAATACAAGCAGTACCCAGACTGCAAGGCCTTTGAGCCATCTCACGATGAGGCACACTCCTTTACGAAATTAGGCCGGGACATGATCCACACAAGGACCGGAAACACGCCCAAGGTCCCGAGGATAATACTGATATCCGTACCCCTGTACAGCATTGTCACCGCTTCGGGCGGAAGGGGCAAGCCCATGACGGATTCAACTGCCTGAAGGAGCCCGTCAAAAATGCGATGCACCACATAGATCTGGTGCGGCACCAAGGCAGTCGCAGCCCAGCAGCTCCCAATAGAGACGCTGCGCGCCCAGGGATCTTTGCGCACCAAACCGATGCCGCCGGCCGTAATGAGCCCATAGACTACCGTAAAAAGAAAAAGCTGAACCCAAAGCTGCGGTTCGGATTTCAGGACCCGGAGAAGCGCGTCCAACAGTTGAACAACCGGGCCTTCCGGATCAAGCACCTGTTGCGCTGAGCCGCCCGGCATGGCTGTCAGCAAACTTTCGTACTTGAGCAAGACATCCAAACCTGAATCATGATTGAGAAAGAAGTGCGCGCTCGAAATACTCGAATACACACTCCCTGCCCCGAGCACGATCAACGACCAGGCAATAAAGAGACGCCAGGTTCTGGGTTTCAACTATCCGACTCCAAACGCGTTGAGCGGTCTCGGGTCGCGGCGCACCTCGAGCCTGGAACCCAACGGAAACTTGTACATCACGTGAGGGCCGTCCAGGTAAATTTCCATGTGGGTCATCAGGGCCTCAAAACGGATGCGTGCATCCGCTGCAAGCGTCCCAGCCCTAAGCGCCGGTTTCTCGGGCGTCAATCGCACACCCGCGTAGAGTTCGCGCACCATGTATTGGTAGCGCTTGGACCGCACGGGCAAGACCTTGCCGCCTGCCGAGTGCACGGCTGCGGAAGAACCTGCTGCAGTCGCAACCCACACGCCCGAACTCTTATGCTCTTCGCTTCGCGATCCCACTTCAATTCGATAGCGGCACACAGCCGCAGCATTGGCGTGCGTGATCAATACTTCGTTCAGAACGCGTTCTTTGATCAAGATGCCGTCCATCCGCAGCTGGAGGCGGGACAAGGCTGTCAGCTTGAGGCGGCCTTGGCTCCAGCGCTGCAAAGTCTTTTTGAGAGTGCTCGCGTCGGCAGCGGTAAAAAAACCTTCGCTGCGCGTGGGATCGGAATTGATGCCGAGCATCGGCGTGTGATACACGCTTTGGGCCGCGCGCAAAAAAGTCCCGTCCCCGCCCACGGTGATGATGAGTTTGTAGGCCTTTTCATCGACCACCCGGGCGCGATGGATGTACCGGTACTTCAGACCCATAGACTTGAGGGTATCGCGCAGGAGATCCAAGGTGCGGTGATGCGAATCGTAGGCATGTCGCATCCGGCGGCTGTAGCGTATCCAACCCGCGGAAATGACCTTGGGCTTGGAGGAAAGATGCACTTTCTTGTAGACGATTAGAATGGGGTCCAAAGGCATGGGAGGGTACCCGATCCTCAATAACCCCGGTAACCGGCAGAGGACTCCTCTACCTTGGCAGGGCCACGATTGAGTACATGAACAGTAGGGCTCAACAGATCCATGGGGCGCCGGGACTTTACCGAAGCTCCGGGCTGGCCGACCCGCACAATACGGATGGTGCCCTGCGAATCCTGAAAATACAAGTGATGGATCTCGCTGTCTTGAGTGACTGCCACCAGGTTCCCAAACTCCGGGGGAACCTTGAGCTCCACATCTTTGCTGAGCTTGACAGGGCTTTCCTGCCAGGCCAAATCCTCGGCCGTGGCGAGATCAAAACCACTCAAAAGCGCAAACGAAGCACAACTTACTCCAAGGAGAATCATGACTCTTTTCAAGGCTGCCCCCAATGACAAACCGCAGGCGTTCAGCCGACGGTGTTGACCTCCCGAACCCGCTCGATCTCCACATGCCCGCATCCCTGCTCCCCATTGCGGCGCGGGCACACATACCACATGTAGATCCGGTCCCCGTGGGTCAAACACCGGCGCATCGGCACCATGGGATGACCGCAACTCGGGCACAGCAGCTCGCCTGATCTGCGGTCCCGGTGGCGCATGGCCTCGGTAAGTTCCCGGCGCGGATGGGTGATGTGCCCCATGGCATGCGTCATCTCGGTAACCAATCCGACCAAACGCGCCAAACGCGCGGAAAGCCCGCGGAGATTCGTACCCACAGTCCCCATGAGCGGACGCACCTCAGCCTCGTGCGCGACCGGCTTCTGGAGGGTGCTCACCAAAGGCTGCAGATCCGTGTAGAGATCCGCGGAGTCCTTGATCAGAGCGGTGTATTCCTTGATGAAGTTGTCGCACTTGTCTTGAATTGTCTTTGTCGAACTTGGGCTTAGCTTCACGAGATTTCCCTATATTAGCAGTGCGGTGACTTCTGATTTTACCATAGCCAAAAAACTTGTTCAATTACTTAAGATAAGTCCATCAGTCCATCGTCCTGGTGTCAGGCACTGGTGCCAGGCACCGGTGCCAGGCACCGGGAATGCCCCTTCGGGGCACTTGACGCATAGTGTAAGATATCTGCATGTCTCGCGCCCGTCTTCCGGACCCGGTTAAAGAAGTCATTGATTCCTGGATCGAATCCAAGGGCGGTTGCGCCAACGCGGATCAAATCAAGGACATCATCCTCACGGCCCTCTTCATGGTGGAAGACGATGTGGACCGCGGCGACCTGAAGATCATGAACAGCGCGCTGCGGGAGCTGCGCCGCGCCTTCAAGGTTTTCAGCCCTTTCCGCAATATCCGCAAAGTCAGTATTTTCGGCTCAGCGCGCACACCCAAAGACCACCCTCATTACCAGCAAGCCAAAGAATTCGGACGCAAAATCGTGGATAAGGGATGGATGGTCATCACAGGCGCTGCCAGCGGCATCATGGCAGCGGGCATGGAGGGCGCCGGCCGCGAAAAAAGCCTGGGCGCGGGCATCCAGCTCCCCTTGGAACAAGAAGCCAACGAATTTATGCAGGACGAGAGCCGCTTG is part of the Candidatus Omnitrophota bacterium genome and harbors:
- a CDS encoding YjbQ family protein — its product is MKSTTEYLWFNTRKHRELVRITDRVASVVAKSGVQEGMALVSAMHITAGVFINDNESGLFQDIEEWLQELAPEGPDYRHHATGESNGDAHLKSLLVGHQVIVPVTNGEMDLGPWQEVFYAEFDGQRRKRLLIKVMGE
- a CDS encoding NAD(+)/NADH kinase, producing the protein MPLDPILIVYKKVHLSSKPKVISAGWIRYSRRMRHAYDSHHRTLDLLRDTLKSMGLKYRYIHRARVVDEKAYKLIITVGGDGTFLRAAQSVYHTPMLGINSDPTRSEGFFTAADASTLKKTLQRWSQGRLKLTALSRLQLRMDGILIKERVLNEVLITHANAAAVCRYRIEVGSRSEEHKSSGVWVATAAGSSAAVHSAGGKVLPVRSKRYQYMVRELYAGVRLTPEKPALRAGTLAADARIRFEALMTHMEIYLDGPHVMYKFPLGSRLEVRRDPRPLNAFGVG